In the genome of Desulfofarcimen acetoxidans DSM 771, one region contains:
- a CDS encoding helix-turn-helix domain-containing protein gives MAIIINIDVMLAKRKMSVTELSERVGITMANLSILKNGKAKAIRLSTLEAICKALECQPGDILEYKG, from the coding sequence ATGGCAATTATAATCAATATTGATGTGATGTTGGCTAAAAGAAAAATGAGCGTAACAGAACTTTCAGAGAGGGTTGGAATAACAATGGCTAACCTTTCTATATTGAAAAATGGAAAGGCAAAAGCGATTCGATTATCAACTCTAGAGGCGATTTGTAAGGCTTTAGAATGCCAGCCCGGAGATATTTTGGAATATAAAGGATAA
- a CDS encoding DUF2975 domain-containing protein, with amino-acid sequence MKPETLFLKVVVYLIGIAILGLCVFGLPSLANYLHYPVLIGMYAAAIPFFFALYQTLKLLSYIDKNKAFSELSVKALKNIKYCAIIISILYAGLIPLLFPIAQADDAPGITALGLTITFAAIVIAVFAAVLQKLLKNAIDIKSENDLTV; translated from the coding sequence ATGAAACCAGAAACACTCTTTTTAAAGGTGGTTGTTTATCTTATTGGAATTGCGATTCTTGGTTTGTGTGTATTTGGGTTGCCTTCACTTGCAAATTATTTGCATTATCCTGTTTTAATCGGCATGTATGCAGCGGCGATCCCATTTTTCTTTGCTCTGTATCAGACTTTAAAACTTTTAAGCTATATTGACAAGAACAAAGCCTTTTCGGAATTATCTGTAAAGGCTTTAAAGAATATAAAATACTGTGCAATCATAATCAGTATTTTATATGCAGGACTCATACCACTCTTATTTCCCATAGCACAGGCAGACGACGCCCCAGGTATCACAGCACTAGGATTGACCATTACTTTTGCTGCAATTGTGATTGCAGTCTTTGCTGCTGTTCTTCAAAAGCTATTAAAAAATGCCATAGATATAAAATCAGAAAATGATTTAACGGTCTGA
- a CDS encoding molybdenum cofactor biosynthesis protein MoaE, which translates to MINEKMKKIAPSIDEWLKEAKSDPMALQEGMFLVHNGVVRQTPKAKVRQGLDDGSFVKGMEFAYDAVKVDAAIAETYKMEGIFYVKVWLNEGLLEVGDDIMYVLIGGDIRPHVVGALQFLVEKIKTECVTEIEQKL; encoded by the coding sequence ATGATTAATGAAAAAATGAAAAAAATAGCACCATCTATTGATGAATGGCTCAAAGAAGCAAAATCGGATCCAATGGCTTTGCAGGAAGGGATGTTTTTAGTCCATAATGGCGTCGTGCGTCAGACGCCCAAAGCCAAGGTTCGCCAAGGGCTGGACGATGGTTCTTTTGTGAAAGGGATGGAATTTGCTTATGATGCAGTGAAAGTGGATGCGGCGATTGCGGAGACTTATAAAATGGAGGGCATATTTTATGTTAAAGTTTGGCTTAATGAAGGCCTGCTTGAGGTCGGTGATGACATAATGTATGTGCTTATAGGCGGCGATATTAGACCGCATGTTGTAGGTGCCCTGCAATTCCTGGTTGAAAAAATCAAAACCGAATGTGTTACGGAAATAGAGCAAAAATTATAA